The DNA sequence GACTCCATGTAAAGATGATTAAACAACATAAATCTGCATGTGTCATAAACGACTGTGTGCTCTACTCACTGTTCACAGATCCAAACTCCTTCTCGTGCGCTCGGGTCAGGATCTCTTTGTACAGAGCTTCGGCGTCTTTAAACTTCCCCTGCTTCAGGTAGCACGTGGCCTGAGGAGAACACagcagcattttattttatacatcctgtatgaagcaaaaaaaaaaaactctgacagAAATGGACGTGACCTCATGGCGAACCCAACACCTTAAACCTACATGTCTaataatggccagcagggggcgacttcaCTGTGGCTAAAATCATTCTGACTGTATAAAAAGCAGATGTGAAAATGACCGTTCCCCTCCCTGATCTTTTACCTTCattacgtttaaaaaaaaaaaaaagacttgatgtTCTTATGTGATACTTTTAAAGctgaagacaaaagaaacactgagattaaaatatattaaagtgGCATGTCGCCTAGGAACATCTCAAGTCATGACGCAGctaattgtgtaaaaaaaatagctaaATCTTCTTAATACAGAATATTAATTTAGTAAATGATGGTTTTGTTCAAAGTAAAATGAATGTTAAAGATAGGAATGCTTTGAGGTgtggctagctttgattgacaAGTCACTCTGTCACATCTACCATAACTGAGGCTTCAAACCCAGTGGGTGACATCAAGGGAGCGTCATGAATCCTTGTAAACCTTCTATGGTCTAAACTGGTCAAATCAtcgtttataaaaaaaaaaacagaagatgatACATGAAAGTTGTAGCAGGCAAACCCACCAGGTTGTTTTTGGTCTTGGCCACGTTGGGGTCGTCGGCTCCCAGTTTGGACTCGTAGATCTCCAGGGCCCGCCTGTAGTAGTACTCCACCTCGTCGTACTTGCCCTGGTTCTGACACAGCAGGGCCAGGTTGTTCAGCTGCTTGGCCACATCCGGGTGGTACTTGCCCAACACCTTGGAGACACGACAACTGCACGGTCAACATCCATCAAACGTGAACAGGCGAGCGTTTAGTTTCAGAGAGTTTCTACCTTCTCTCTGATCTCCAGCGCTCTCTTGCACAGAGGTTCCGCCTCCTTGTATTTGCCCCTCTTGCCGTACAGAACGGCCAGGTTGTTGAGGGTGGCGGCCACGGCTGGGTGATCCTTCCCCAGAGTCTTCTCTCTGATGGCCAGAGCGTCGTTCAGGAGGTGAGCGGCTTCTTTGTACTTGTTCTGATCCCTGGAGggtaaaaacatgttaattttccattttcttttagaTTCAAACgtctttctccccctcccccccccccttacctgTAAACGAGGGCCAGGATGTTGAGCATGGTGGCCACGTCGGGGTGGTCGTGTCCGGACGTCTTCTCCAGGTCCTCCAGGGCCTGTTTGCAGAGCGGCACGGCCACCTCGTACCTGCCCTGAGAGGCGTACTGGATCACCAGGTTGTGCAGAGTCCGGAGGCGTGCCGGGATCTCGTAGCCCCCCTGCTGGGCGGCCACCTCTCCGCTGGGCTGCGCTGTGGGACAGAGGGACGATATTAAACGTCTTGCTTATCTGTGATGTAAATATCAGTCAATAAAGCATGAACGCGTCTGAACGGGTGGATTGCTGATGTCATACCCGGTCCCTGATCGTCGTCGTTGGGGAACAAGTCGTCCAGGCTGTCCTTCGAAGCGTCTCCTCCactcccgcctcctcctccgccgGCGCTCTGGCTCTTCTCGTCGGAGGGCGAGACGTCGTCGTCGAACTTCTTGATCTGGTTCATGAACTCCAGgtgcttcttctcctcctccagctgggcCACGCTCTGCTCGCTGCGCTGCAGCTTGTGCTGCGTGCCCGCCAGCTCATCCCGCAGCCACTGGTTCTCCTGGCAGAGCCGACGCACCTGGGCGCGCAGCTTCTGCTTCTCCGACTCCACGGCGCTCAGGTGGCTCGACAGGGCGATGATCACCTGGAAGGAACAGGGAAGCTAGCTCACTAAATTTGACCTTCAGAACAGTTTCTTTGAATAATcgactaaactttttttttttttttttttagcataaaagaagaaaatgagaagTAACAATAACAGGGCTGTTATTAAGCCGGTCTCTGACCTGTGCCTCTCCCAGTCCCAGCTCGATGGCCTCCAGACTCTTGCGGAGCAGCCCAGATTTCTCCTGGGCGACGGGCGGCTGCGTGCAGTCCAGCAGCGAGTTGAGGATCTGGGCGTGTTCGCCGCGCAGCGTCTCCAGGCCCTGCATGACGGCCTTCGTGTTGAGCACGATCTCATCCTGGCTCAGTCGCTCGAGGGCTTCTTCGCGTGGATACACCATGGTGGACATTTCCCGGTTTCACACACACTACAGGACgaggagagaagaaacaagaaCGCGTAagggcaacaacaaaaaaaaaaaaaaaagaaagagtgaaagCAGTTTCTGCTGAGCGCGCATCATATTTGACCTTCTCACAGTTCGACCGTGACCTGCTCAAAGAAAGTGCATCGTTAGTGGCTGGTCACTGTGGTCAAGCTGAAGTGGAtgagataaaaaagaaagggaggCAGAGGAGCCCTGAAGAGAAGGAAATGAGATACAATAAAGAAGAGGGAGGGCGTAAAGCGATACTTTGATGGAGGAAGGTCAAAAGAAGGGAAACACTGGATTTTATTCCCAGTTTACATGACGGGAAAATGTGATTATCCAATGAAAAATGTCCGTACACACAAGTACAGGATGTCCCCTAAACAACAGCACATTTACAAAATGCTTTCACATTAAACTTATATAAACATGACGACGTGAGAGACTGATCTCCCTCAGATCTCTCTATTCTACT is a window from the Labrus mixtus chromosome 23, fLabMix1.1, whole genome shotgun sequence genome containing:
- the klc2 gene encoding kinesin light chain 2; protein product: MSTMVYPREEALERLSQDEIVLNTKAVMQGLETLRGEHAQILNSLLDCTQPPVAQEKSGLLRKSLEAIELGLGEAQVIIALSSHLSAVESEKQKLRAQVRRLCQENQWLRDELAGTQHKLQRSEQSVAQLEEEKKHLEFMNQIKKFDDDVSPSDEKSQSAGGGGGGSGGDASKDSLDDLFPNDDDQGPAQPSGEVAAQQGGYEIPARLRTLHNLVIQYASQGRYEVAVPLCKQALEDLEKTSGHDHPDVATMLNILALVYRDQNKYKEAAHLLNDALAIREKTLGKDHPAVAATLNNLAVLYGKRGKYKEAEPLCKRALEIREKVLGKYHPDVAKQLNNLALLCQNQGKYDEVEYYYRRALEIYESKLGADDPNVAKTKNNLATCYLKQGKFKDAEALYKEILTRAHEKEFGSVNNDNKPIWMHAEEREESKGNRKDSGPYVEYGSWYKACKVDSPTVNTTLKSLGALYRRQGKLEAAETLEECASKTRKQGIDAINQSKVVELLKDGGAGGADRRHSREGINGPGGQRGENEGDDSAEWNGDGNGSLRRSGSFGKIRDALRRSSEMLVKKLQGSGPQEPRNPGMKRASSLNFLNKSTEETTQDATSGFSECRGLSASNVDLSRRSSLIG